A stretch of Nonomuraea africana DNA encodes these proteins:
- a CDS encoding enoyl-CoA hydratase-related protein: MSELVLSSIDEGVLTLTFNRPERLNAWTDAMGRRYFDLLEEAEKDPSVRAIVVTGAGRGFCSGADFQTLSAIQAGSYAEQPDPRPNTFPTTIRKPIIAAVNGACAGLGMVHALVCDLVFTAEEAKWTTAFPRRGLVAEYGLSWVLPRLMGQQRAMDVLLSGRVFTGREAFEMGLVNRAVAAESLLPEAQAYARELARHSSPASMDVIKRQVWGDWNRTLEESAANAVREMMASFGRTDFAEGVASFLERRAPDFPAL; encoded by the coding sequence ATGTCGGAGCTGGTGCTGTCGTCGATCGACGAAGGCGTGCTGACGCTGACGTTCAACCGTCCCGAGCGGCTGAACGCCTGGACCGACGCGATGGGCCGCCGCTACTTCGACCTGCTCGAAGAGGCCGAGAAGGATCCCTCGGTGCGGGCGATCGTGGTGACGGGCGCGGGCAGGGGCTTCTGCTCGGGCGCGGACTTCCAGACGCTGTCGGCGATCCAGGCCGGCAGTTACGCCGAGCAGCCCGATCCCAGGCCCAACACCTTTCCCACCACGATCCGCAAGCCGATCATCGCGGCGGTCAACGGGGCGTGCGCGGGCCTCGGCATGGTCCACGCGCTGGTGTGCGACCTGGTGTTCACGGCCGAGGAGGCCAAGTGGACGACCGCCTTCCCGCGCAGGGGGCTGGTCGCCGAGTACGGCCTGTCCTGGGTGCTTCCCCGCCTCATGGGCCAGCAGCGCGCCATGGACGTGCTGCTCTCTGGACGCGTGTTCACCGGCCGTGAGGCGTTCGAGATGGGCCTGGTGAACAGGGCCGTCGCGGCGGAGTCGCTGCTCCCCGAGGCCCAGGCGTACGCCCGCGAGCTGGCCCGCCACAGCTCGCCCGCCTCCATGGACGTCATCAAGCGTCAGGTGTGGGGCGACTGGAACCGCACGCTGGAGGAGTCGGCGGCCAACGCCGTGCGCGAGATGATGGCCTCGTTCGGTCGCACCGACTTCGCGGAGGGCGTGGCCAGCTTCCTCGAGCGCCGCGCCCCCGACTTCCCCGCTCTCTGA
- a CDS encoding nitric oxide synthase oxygenase, which yields MRALRPFDVHTVMEKTVDFREAERFIRLFHAENPGAGDVQARLREVARDAARFGTYTHTAQELEFGARVAWRNSNRCIGRLYWRSLKVRDRRDVSSAEGVALECVEHLREATGQGRIRPTITVFAPDHPACPGPRILNEQLIRYAGYLRADGTVVGDRRYVAFTEQVRRMGWRGGAGTRFDVLPLVIQPAKGRPLLCTVPGDAVMEVPIVHPAYRWFEELGLRWHAVPAISNMCLEIGGVCYPCAPFNGWYMGTEIGARNLADHDRYDQLPVIAARLGLDTSSERTLWRDHALVELNVAVLHSFEAAGVTMTDHHTESRRFLTHLEREERAGRVCPADWSWIVPPLSGAATPVFHRYYDNRQLTPRYAAPHT from the coding sequence ATGAGAGCTTTGCGTCCGTTCGATGTGCACACCGTCATGGAGAAGACCGTCGACTTCCGCGAGGCGGAGCGGTTCATCCGCCTCTTCCACGCGGAGAACCCCGGCGCCGGGGACGTGCAGGCGCGACTGCGGGAGGTGGCCAGGGACGCCGCGAGGTTCGGCACCTACACCCACACCGCGCAGGAACTGGAGTTCGGCGCCAGGGTGGCCTGGCGCAACAGCAACCGCTGCATCGGGCGGCTCTACTGGCGCTCGCTGAAGGTCAGGGACCGGCGAGACGTCTCCAGCGCCGAGGGGGTCGCGCTCGAGTGCGTCGAGCACCTGCGGGAGGCGACGGGACAGGGCCGGATCAGGCCGACGATCACGGTGTTCGCCCCTGACCACCCGGCCTGCCCCGGGCCGAGGATCCTGAACGAGCAGCTCATCCGCTACGCCGGCTACCTGCGCGCCGACGGCACGGTGGTCGGGGACCGGCGCTACGTGGCCTTCACCGAGCAGGTGCGGCGCATGGGGTGGAGGGGCGGCGCGGGGACCAGGTTCGACGTGCTGCCGCTGGTGATCCAGCCGGCCAAGGGACGCCCCCTGTTGTGCACGGTGCCGGGTGACGCGGTCATGGAGGTGCCGATCGTCCATCCGGCCTACCGGTGGTTCGAGGAGCTGGGGCTGCGCTGGCACGCCGTACCGGCGATCTCCAACATGTGCCTGGAGATCGGCGGCGTCTGCTACCCGTGCGCGCCGTTCAACGGGTGGTACATGGGCACCGAGATCGGGGCCCGCAACCTGGCCGATCACGACCGCTACGACCAACTGCCGGTGATCGCCGCGCGGCTGGGGCTCGACACCTCCAGCGAGCGCACGCTGTGGCGCGACCACGCGCTGGTGGAGCTGAACGTGGCCGTGCTGCACTCGTTCGAGGCGGCTGGGGTGACGATGACCGACCATCACACGGAGTCACGGCGGTTCCTGACCCATCTGGAGCGGGAGGAGCGCGCGGGGCGGGTCTGCCCGGCGGACTGGTCGTGGATCGTGCCGCCGCTTTCGGGCGCGGCCACTCCCGTCTTCCACCGCTACTACGACAACCGCCAACTCACCCCGCGCTACGCCGCCCCCCACACCTGA